The Papaver somniferum cultivar HN1 unplaced genomic scaffold, ASM357369v1 unplaced-scaffold_114, whole genome shotgun sequence region GCTCGATATTATTCTATTAATTTTCTTAGATCACGACATCATGGAGTAGGTTTGGTCATTGGTCCAGCCATGGGAGGCTATCTGGATAAAAAAATCTTAGTCAGAGGCTTAGAGCCGCGGGGTTTTGTGACAATTAATTGGGGTTAATTAATTCGTGTGCATGCCTTTTGGCCTCTATGAATGCCAAATCCTAGGACCAGCAGACCTATCAACTGCATGCAGGACAAAGAAAGAGCCTTAGAGATTCATTTTTCTATGTGTAGTTCCTTCAGCTTCTCGTAGGGTTCAGGAACAACATAATTTCGCATCATCTGATGGGGGAAAACTTCGATGTTGGCTCAGTAAAAACTTCGATTTTGACTTTGATTCGGATTTAAAAAAAGTGACATTCAAAATTTCTTTCCCCATTTCAATGGTACGCGATTGACTGCTTTCATTGAACTACAAACACTGGAATCCACTTCTTTAACATACTTGACACTTGGTAGGAAGTTAAATTCGTTGATGGCATAAATTTTTGGGCCATGGAACCACCATGCAACCTCATGGCATGGTTTTAATGCAATATATTCCTTAAGATAAAGACATCAACACAgtgaaagagaaaaatagatgtaGGTCAGATCAGATGTCTTCCACTCCCACCCACTAAACCTTGGCTAAACAAGTTAACGAGATTACATGCATGAACCTTAACCTGCTAGCGCCCAATCGTAGTAAATACGGATAACCCCACTCAAACAAACATTATTACTAGTTCAAAGCATAAACCCTTTCAAGAAAAGCtactctgtttttatttctttttctttagagAATTTTTATATCAAAGGGATATGCAATGCATGTGCTCCTACCGAACACCTCCTCACCCACATTTCACCATTCTTTTTAAGCCCGCTGAACTTCACCTCGCTTGCACCATCCCACCTTCGGATATAATAACACGATAGCTCCGTGTCTCCACTCTAGGTTGCTGTTAGAGTCAAATTTTCGCAAAACATATGAACTCTTCAAATAAATCTCGATTCACACCAAAACTTCAATAAGACTCGAACTTTTGAACTTAACTTTCAAATCAGAAACTGTTCATTTTTTTGGCAATCAAATAGTTTTTACGTGTAATGTAACAAAAAAAATAACCGCACATTTTGAACCAAAAAATTATGCTTTATATTTTGAGCCGATAAAATCTTTGAAGGGAGACGGAAATGTAAAGCTTGACTGAAAGACTCCATTGTTGTATGGTCCACCATAGTTCATGGTGGTTCATATTTTGCCTTAAACGTATTTGCTTACAAAAATACATAACTAACACTGTTTATTAGAAGTAGAAAAATTAAACATGCAGTGAGCTGGATGGATTGAAACCTTCAACCTAGTAATCATGCAATGAGCTAGATGGAGTATAAGAATTCATCCTTTTTGATTAATTATTCCTGCTCAAAAAGTGTATCTATACTTGCTCTTTCTTATATGCTGAATTCTGAGACATTTCTGTAGGTAAGCAAGGCGACTAATTGTTGTTGGCGAGCTCCATTGTTGTAGATTTCCATCTGGCAGCATCACCTTTGTTGCGCTCTTTCCAAATATCTGAAAAAGCAGAAGAAGGAggtgaataagaagaagaagcaggGGGAGATGGCCATCATCAGGATCATTAGCTTGTTATTGAGGATCATGCAGATCATCTTTTCCTGTTGTGCTCTTGGTTTCTTGACCACGGCGAAGGAGGAGTACGACTTTGTAGCCTTCAGGTAATATCTTTGCCGAGTTTCTAAACCTGCCACCTGATTTGCTATTTTAGAGATGCACATAATTTGATGCATAATTTATCATTCTCTCCTGACTATATATCTCTACTAAATATTCTGTTGTAATTTATTTAGATGATGAGTTGATTCAGATTTGATCTTTCATTTTATTGATGCGGGTATTTACTGATATGTGAAACATCGTATGAATGAGTCTATGTAAGGGTTgatcttgttttttattttgtttaagtTTACGGATTAATTATTAATGGAtgtaaattgatcacttttctaGGTTTTAGATATGAAATTTTGGCATTTAAGATGGTAAAATTGTATATATTAGTTGCTATTGATGATTAAATTAAATTGAAATTGACTGTTTTTGAACTGACTTAGAGGTGACCTGTTCAGTTTATACCCTAAACCGATAatattcaaacaaaaaaaaaagtaagaaaattaGGTAACCCACGAGCTGACCCTCACCAGGACTATCTGCCCTAACCTAGCTTGTTAAAGGCAACGGTCCTTGGCGGGCCGGGTTTAGGCGGACCAAGATAGGGTCAATCCTTGGGTCCCAACCCTAATTCCCGGGTTTAATTCCTGCCTTTATACTGTTGTATTCATGTTTGCTTTATACAGATTCATTGTAACAGATTTATTTCGAGTCATTTCGTGTGATCCATGTATCTAATTAATGGCTCTATATTATTTACATTCATGTTTGCTTTATGTAACTGTCATGTAACAGCTTTTTACTGATGATAATGAGCTTGATGGTGCCCTGGAGCTTGACCTTGGCATTTGCACAAGGATACTCTGATCTTACCGGCTACCCACTTCTTCGGCCAAGAATAATAAGATTGGCCATTATTATTGGAGATGCGGTAAACATACTTACCTCAGTAAAGTTTAAATACTACTTCAGTAATTTGATTGCATTGGTTAATAACTTAACAAAATTACTTGCAGATCCTCTCTTTTCTCTCTCTAGCAGCGGCCTGCTCAGCTGCAGCCATCATCAGCTATTTACCACTTTTGAAGGGAGCTAGCAGCTACAAATTTGCTGCGATGTGGGCATTTTTCACCTGGATTTCCACAGGCGCTTCAGCTCTTCTCTGTCTCtggatatttctttcagtgtgaTTATCATTTTTCAGCTTTTCAAGCCTTTTTAAATCACAAACTCTTATTAAATTCTTGTTTGAAAATTCTTATCAAAGTTCAAGTAGGCATGACTTGACATATTATTTATAAATATTGTTGCCAATGGCGTCGTTTGacaaaatttatgattatctatttatgattatgattttaggataatcatttttataataaatttttaCAAACACCTttctcaaataattgattatctttgaaAAATGCTCTTGAAAAGGAGTGGAAAACACAATGATCTAGAATTTTTTTCCAAGTTCCCGAGTGTTTTTTTAACTATCACTTGGTGGTTgatagaaaataagaagaaaaaacacaactcaattttattaagaaaaaataattgattataataatttttaaacaATTTTTTTCCGTCTCTGAAAATAAtgaattttttcaattatgatgctACCAAACACATACATCATCCATTATGAATAATATAATTGATTATGGGCTGATAATTCATTGTAATAATGATTACCAAACAGCCCCATATCACAACTCTGTGCCAATAACATTATGATTATTGATGCCAATAACATTATAATTATTCTTAAGATAAAATACTCTATTATCACGGTGGTGATATTTAAGAGCCCCAACATATTAATCTTAAACACAATGTTCTCATACAAATAAAAAATCATCACTAGGAGATTGGCCATATCATAACGTATACACACACTTAATGGTAtcacataagaaaatgatttgaccataaaatcattaaaaaaacgTTACAAGAGTTCTTTTCCTATCTATGTGTGCATTATGATTGGTTACTTGAATTCCCACCTCTCTTTCGATGAAAAACTATGTCTATTTCGAGATCCGCTATCTATAAATTCACCTTTTTTGACTTTAAAATTGTTGCATATTTTAATAAATGTTTGGCTCTACGAAATAGGATCACGGGGAGGCATCCCCACCAACTATGTTCGACCTGATAGGTAAGGTCACTGGGTCTAGGGACAGCGCCCCTGAGTATATTATGAGACAACTTTTCTTTCCATGAGGTGTCTTTTCATGATATATTATTAGTGGATTCTTTTCGAAAGCGTCTGTTGACATTGAACCTTGTATAAATTGCGAAGAATTTCTCCAATTTTAACACATTAAAATTTTCGATTTCTTTTCCCTCTAAGCATCATCAGATTCTAAATATGTTACGTTCTTGGTTGGGTCATTGGAGTACAACTCTTTAATATAACAACGTAGTTAGGACTCTATCGTATCATGAAAGAATTTATTTCATTGACCaattgtactcgccaattatttAAAAAAAGTTGAAATATTTGCTGAAAAAGATCGTCAGGCCTTGAAATCAGTGATATAATGTTCTTTTCTTTACTCTGAATTTCATCCTCTGGTACCTACTTTGAACAATCATATGTAGAGATTTTAAAACATTATTGGACAAAACACTAGTCTGAATTGTATATTTTGTATCCATGAAAGACATGATCTTATGATTAAGTTATCTCCCCAATCAGTATATGGTTGATTTTTTGTTCCTTCTATTGTTATCCAGAACTGAACCATAAATCTCAATCTAAAATAAGActtttgaaatgacgagggtacccaaatacaccacgttTTTAGTTGCAACCTATATGTctaataccaagtgtgatcgtctatggacaaagtatAGGAAATACAACAACTTGATATTTACTCTACAATAGTTATGGTACCAGcgattgactataggatcaatTGAAAGTCATTAGGATTaatgtacaagtgtatttacttttaattataataaaaaaaattataattgcgaaaagtaaaagtaaatgacacaataagatttttgtaaacgaggaaaccacaaatgcagaaaaacctcgggatctaGTACAGTTCTGAATACTCTTATAAATAATCTGATATACAAAGTACAATGCCAAATTTATATAGTTGAggccaagtaatctacccctatatagttacttagttccctcagtatccctgcgtctaCGACCTACTAGTTACGCACGTGAGTCccaagacagaaatcactatgttgagttgctttaccgatgtaaacTCTTAAGAACTCAACTCATCTTGATCAtcttccaaaaagtaaaggaacaaatcTGGTTGGTAACTACTCCATTAATTTTTTAGACAAAGATTTGTTGAGTTATGAAAAAGTCTCTTCTgtttaaactagtaaactcctttgtcgtgTAACATAATTccaaatcagtaacttagattcagattcaCAACTATTAGATTCGGATATTGAAGAATATAACCAAATGATAGTTATCGATCTAGACGACTTTATGatcatcaaaatctaaaccaataagaaaaatcttcttgttcttcaagtcttcaatttCCTTTTTAtgtacctgcacaacacaaacttgaatccacttatgatcggtcaaacatagaatgaagtctgttaacaatggatgatcacaagttttctttagatctaacaatagttctaaagatcccgtcaaaactttgatttagtttgagtgacccttatgtcagaagataaGCCtcccaagaataatcaaactaggtgcaatgaaagtttcaacaaccatcaCTCAATCAaaccaataatcgaaaactaaaataataatgcaattatctagtttcccaccaaaggtactcgtATAGCTTCTTGATCCAacaaaagtatttaaacgagcgatAGTAAGTGATTTCATCTAAatatggtactttcctctctggatagacgggtccaccagaaacaacacgaattaAGTTTCATAGAAATACAAACTCAATTATTTAAAGATCAATGTTGTTTGGAAAACTAGggaattccaaaaccaaaaatattctcaaaatatgcaataagtacctaatttcagtTTTTCCAATTCCCACTAGTACCCAACTGGTAATTCTAAAATCTCGCATTAGAAAATTCTTAATATTAATATATCccttaactaatataactttccaagagtgaaaaagcgggggtctaacaacaccacccaatatttcgcttagcaatctgtatggacaaactccaatatactttttatgtgaatcaactagacagtcagactcaatcaataaaaagatatatcaaagagtttatatctcaatatctcgatttgatatttactcaagcaaatagaaatctgcgagtctttatcaaagagagataacttggacgctaccaaagaccaatatccaaggatcaatcaactacaatcaacaaccaaaagttggattagagaagttgatgatcttaacgcacaacctgtattatttcaattatataaaatataatgtggaaatgaaataacatagacaccaggaattttgttaaagaggaaaccgcaaatgcagaaaaaaaccccggtacctagtccagattgaatacacactgtattaagccgctacagacactagcctactgcaaactaatttCGTACTGATTTATAGTTGAACCGCTACcaatctctcactgatacaaggtacagttgtactcctacgcctctgatcccagcaggacactgcgtacttgattcccttagctgatctcaatcacaactaagagttgctgcaacccaaaatcacagacttgataataaacgaatctatctcacatagaaaagtctattgaaaggataaatctgtctcccacagataaaccctaggttccgttccgtctttagatataaaatcaaggtaacaggaaccaatttataatctggtcttatattcccgaagaacatcctagattaatcaatcacctctctacaatccttcctgactacacagcagattgtcgaggaatcacaaatagtgagacgaagatgtttgtgacttctttatcatgcctatcggagaactctcacaatctcaagccaatcaatcgattgtactcgtacgatagaagatgcaagatcagatcacacaactacggtaaaagtagtatcagtctggcttcacaatacaaatgaattctttaagtcgttaacccgagtttagagaagaaactcaagagttaatggagaccgactctagagagcgcactagtagcacacagacatgtggggattaagttttcctctagctagatgtctcctatatatagccttccaaatcagggttttgccttaagtACAAAGCAAACCccatccactgttagatgaaaacctgatttagattcaagccaatatctctcaaccgttagatcggaagacatgtttgagaaaaccatgtgaAAACGAGTACAAGTATGTTGGtgcaacatgataacccaaaaggtcaaccatatgagcatctcaaattaatcatgttcttcttcaccataactagttcaatttactcaaatgaactagctaagagtcgttcaattgctatgagatcttataaaactacacaagacacaattgaaacaaagatgattcgatttgattagaatcggctcatgaacattatagccactatttgcataaagcattccttaataattaatgtttcatgttcagagcacatatttagaacataacctcttaagctcacaaataagttcgcggacttaagttaatcggttgagttttccaaactcagcaaaaattcttggttcgagaacttccgccagtttgcggacttaacacacaaacgagttttggaaatcccagcagaaattcacggtcgagaacttccgtcagttcgcggactgagtctgcggactgggttcgcggacttcgcaagccaattccacaatcctaccgatttctatttatcaacaaagttcgaaaacttcggttcaaggaatacatggttatataatctaaactctcattccaattattgaaacattctcagagggtggTATTCAGTCGTAAAGAACAtcatacctttctcgtcagagcaatttccaaagtgattgaaactttcatgactttcgtcactaggtgaagataaacctgatcaaagcgaaacgctttaccaacaaatgATTTCGAGtgaaagataagcaatgaatactaagctcgaaatatcaagtgtatataatctagtctatatagcatacgacttttgtctcataagaagtatgagaagaatatatagactttcgagtgatagataagttcaagtcttcatatacctttttgttgatgaagttccacggttccttggtatagatcttcgtctttgtcgttgaatcaccatgaattccttgagctcaaatacagttcctatcctagtccgatacttagttaataggctagaaatcaatactttatagttttgattactaaccttgacaaacatgcttgatataataACAACGCATGCAatgttgaccgagctatgctctaacaatctccccctttgtcaattttagtgacaaaactattaatacatatggaatacaaaaaagataaactttagtggctcctattccatagtccaatcttaaacgttccttgaaatcttcgtccttccaagtactcaaatgatcccaaaggttgtaagcttagtatcaccgttgttgaagatccgtatctataacaaggagagaaatcgagattctcgatcatcattatacagtgtcatagtattattatgaacatcaaagtccaattgcatcacgactttaacaataatactatggtgatatgtatcactcccccttagtcaataatccatctcgatcatggaaaccactcccccttacacaatgatccgaaaaccatatgtatttttagtgtgacctacaatatttctccccctttttgtcaataaaattggcaaaggtacaagaattggttcataatgaaatttccacaagagacatttcatgaccaaaagaaagacaacatatcatcttaatttagatgcaatcttatatccgaagctaacagcattcatcaaggagtttgaagacgcaagataacccctttaaaattccacagccgcactccctgcaAGATataaccattaagcacaagttcaaaagaactatcccccatttgatgtcattcccaaaggaccaacaagagcgaccttaatttcgaaagaaaaaaagatttttttatttggagaccaaaaaccatgtgaatgattttttatatccaacactcaaccaaaatactcacaagtaaacccatgaatattctaattggaatacacaattaaatcaaaaccaaaaaagtgatccatttaattgaaagtgctcaacataagtaaactcacggagcaacaggctacgattaagttaatcatatggaggtgactaacttaaccgttcaagttctcaacataaggaaaaccttacggaatacgtgactatattaaccaatagaacatgatagtgtagccattcatatactcaacacaagatcttgtggaatatatgaaaacacaactagattaattataagagaacctataattaatctaaacGAAAAGCagacaactaaactaatcaccaaagtaatcaatttaattattttggtctcaacataaACATATtacggaaccccgactaagattatcatggaacatgaccatcttaaccttacatgtactcaacataataaGGAAAACTTagggagtacaaactaaataaccaaggatgattaatttagttcataatgctcaacatatagcatcttacggaacaaccaacaaatccaaggttaatcgacttagttgtaaggtgctcaacataagacacacaatgcagccttcacggtaaaacatgaaaatggatcaataaggatcaatactgtggataacatacaaggatctattctattttccatcataacaacataatagattttatccttgtcacacaaaagattcaatcatattttccatcaaatacatgattgcataggcataacttttgtgtaTGTCAAAATTCCaatcgtcctttcatcaatacaaataccaattcatggatgactttacttttgaccgcaatatgggaccttcaagttcagggacgcaaacaatacatatcccataaaaatattgcaatataacaaaccaagaaaatactgcaataatcatcatcctccaaatttttttagaatttaaaacaaataaacctaaaaaaaatataagaagatgaaaacaaaaataactatgtgtagtcacaatcatcgctattcaaagcactagttattcttccaactaatccaaaaagaagacatcctaggaaaCAAACATCTTTTCCAAATCTTCTTCACAAAACTCCTTCTCGTTGTTGAAGAATTTATTGGCAAAGGGATCATTCATCTCCTCCAAATATTTTGAAAACACCATCAACTTACTAAGTTCCTTTTCTAGTTTTTGTACAGTGTTGTAGATTGGGATAACATACGTGCTTAGTGAATTATCTCTTCTAGGGATGTAGCAATCCGAGATTTTAAGatgtttcttttgctgatgaattctTTTACTTTGTTCCTGAAGTTTTCATCACTTTGATAAGAAGACAAGAACTAGTTAgaggaaggatttttaccattaattgtaaCCTTCACTTTCTTCAGACTTGTGGAGGAGATTCCAGTGCATCCACGAACATTAGCTGCAAGGGCTGCATTCCTGCTTGTActgcatctagtaacaggtgCCATAGAAACGATGACTTGAGACGCACGATTCGCGGACGACTGAAACCCTGGACAAACAAaaacttttgtatttttagatatttatatataaagaaacaaaaaatataacaaaaaatacacttcttgagacaaaagacgCAAAACCCCATTTTCTAAAGACAAACATGGGGACACGAACGTCTAGGGTTAGGAAGACATGATGGGATCAAAaatctccccttgtttatccTATAGTGACTTTCTACGGTAAGGCACATGTgcagagattcttcttcttttgttccctgAAGCACTTGTCACGTATGACCTGCGATAATTATAAGTGGGCTGAAAAGCTAAAAAGCATTCCATAGAAACAATCGTTtcctcaaattcttcaacacGTGAGTGTCCTTGATAAATGATCCTGATATTATTTCTAGAGGTGTTTAAAAAATCTCCCTAATTCCTGGATACCCATCTAGAACCTTCATTATAGAAATTGTACTTGCATGATACAAGGTTCCACGTAACttgtctatgaagttgatctaactcatcattCATTGATTTTTTCCAAGAGAAGTTGCTCAGAGTTACATCAATGTTTCCTGGTTCCGAATAAGACGAATAGCAACCAATTGACAGATGTCCTTCTGTCTTGGTTGTAGAGTCTTTTTTACGTTTGGAGACGATAGAAGATACACACAAGGAGGAATCTCCTAACACATGTTGAAAAGGACCACAACGACTGTCACTACACCATCGAAGATAGGAAGTAGGACAAGAAGTAAGACTGCCTATACCATTGGTACTTTTCTGTACAGAATTTCCTGATAGTATTGTACGTCCCTTTTGAGTAACACAAAGTTGCACGGTATTCTTACAAGGATTACTTGCAGCCTCCATACTCTTAAATATGACGTACAAGATCTTCGAGGATGATCGGATGAGCATCCATAAAAACCAAACCTTTGGCATATGTCTGaatggttcctagtcacatcagttttctcaacaaatgATAGTTGAGCATTATCTGAAATATGACAATACTTTagaaaggaacaactggattctctcaGATTCAATGAGATATTCTTattagatatcaaatccttaagaaatgcaatttctgcaacaagaccagaatagatccggatttgttcttccAATGTCTTTTGAAGATTAACCtgtttatcagaccttttcctGCGGTTGTTTTTTACACCTGGTGAATCGTTAATTGAGACTTTaaaatccatagagtcagatcgctacaaacacagactgatgaggtcttagcgtgttttcctactccgataccaattgaaaagcgggggtctaacaacaccacccaatattttgcttagcaatctgtatggacaaactccaatatactttttatgagaatcaactagacagtcagaatcaatcaataaaaagatatatcaaagagtttatatctcaatctctcgatttgatctttactcaagcaaatagaaatctgcgagtctttatcaaagagagataacttggacgctaccaaagaccaaggatcaatcaactacaatcaacaaccaaaagttggattagagaagttgttgatcttaacacacaacctgtattatttcaattatataaaatatattgcggaaaagaaataacacagacaccagaaattttgttaacgaggaaaccgcaaatgcagaaaaactccgggactagtccagattgaatacacactgtattaagccgctacagacactagcctactgcaaactaacttcggactgatctatagttgaaccgctaccaatctctcactgataaaaggtacagttgtacacctacgcctctgatcccagcaggatactgcgtacttgattcccttagttgatctcaatcacaactaagagttgctgcaacccaaaatcacagacttgataataaacgaatctgtctcacacagaaaagtatatcgaaaggataaatctgtctcccacagataaaccctaggttttgttctgtctttagatataaaatcaaggtaacatgaaccaattgataatccggtcttatattcccgaagaacaacctagattaatcaatcacctctatacaatccttcctgactacacaagcggattgtcgagaaatcacaaacagtgatacggagatgtttgtgac contains the following coding sequences:
- the LOC113328777 gene encoding CASP-like protein 5C1; this encodes MAIIRIISLLLRIMQIIFSCCALGFLTTAKEEYDFVAFSFLLMIMSLMVPWSLTLAFAQGYSDLTGYPLLRPRIIRLAIIIGDAILSFLSLAAACSAAAIISYLPLLKGASSYKFAAMWAFFTWISTGASALLCLWIFLSV